From a single Fusobacterium pseudoperiodonticum genomic region:
- a CDS encoding putative glycoside hydrolase, with protein sequence MKFTKKIFLLIMFLFLGLVSSKETYSKEKKSKPNYNYVVEKASIYSDMNKKENIGTLIKGTRVNVYETKEVTKKIKNKQGKEIDATIIMKKITYKDVDKTKVAWIEDTYLVSTLNEAVDERFKNLDFTEKEKKEYKDNKRVKVRGIYVSAHSVALKGRLDELIELAKKNNINAFVIDVKGDYGELTFPMSESINKYTKSANKNPIIKEIEPVIKKLKDNGIYTIARIVSFKDTIYAKENPDKIIVYKDGGKAFTNSDGLVWVSAYDKNLWEYNVTVAKEAAKAGFNEIQFDYVRFPASNGGKLDKVLNYRNPDNMTKAETIQKYLNYAKKELSPYNVYISADIYGQVGSSSDDMSLGQFWEAVSSEVDYVSPMMYPSHYGKGVYGLEIPDANPYKTIYHSTKDSINRNNNISSPAIIRPWIQAFTATWVKGHIHYGAKEVKEQIKAMKDLGVDEYILWSATNKYENFF encoded by the coding sequence ATGAAATTTACAAAAAAAATATTTTTACTTATTATGTTTCTATTTCTAGGACTTGTTTCTTCAAAAGAAACTTATTCAAAAGAAAAAAAATCAAAGCCAAATTATAATTATGTAGTAGAAAAAGCTTCTATCTATTCAGATATGAATAAGAAAGAAAATATTGGTACTTTAATAAAAGGTACTCGTGTAAATGTTTATGAGACAAAAGAAGTTACAAAAAAGATTAAAAATAAGCAAGGAAAAGAAATAGATGCAACAATTATTATGAAAAAGATAACATATAAAGATGTGGATAAAACAAAGGTTGCTTGGATAGAGGATACTTATTTAGTTTCAACATTAAATGAAGCAGTTGATGAAAGGTTTAAAAATTTAGATTTTACAGAAAAAGAGAAAAAAGAATACAAAGATAATAAGAGAGTAAAAGTTAGGGGAATATATGTTTCTGCTCATTCTGTTGCACTTAAAGGAAGACTGGATGAACTTATAGAACTTGCTAAAAAGAATAATATCAATGCCTTTGTTATAGATGTAAAAGGAGACTATGGTGAGTTAACTTTTCCAATGTCAGAGAGTATAAATAAATATACAAAGTCTGCTAATAAAAATCCAATAATAAAAGAGATTGAGCCCGTAATCAAAAAATTAAAGGATAATGGAATTTATACTATTGCTAGAATAGTATCTTTTAAAGACACAATTTATGCCAAAGAAAATCCTGATAAAATTATTGTATATAAAGATGGAGGAAAGGCATTTACAAATAGTGATGGACTTGTTTGGGTATCTGCTTATGATAAAAACTTGTGGGAATATAATGTGACAGTTGCTAAAGAAGCAGCAAAAGCAGGTTTCAATGAAATACAGTTTGACTATGTAAGGTTCCCTGCTTCTAATGGTGGAAAACTAGACAAGGTTTTAAACTATAGAAATCCAGATAATATGACTAAGGCAGAAACTATTCAAAAATATTTGAACTATGCTAAAAAAGAGTTAAGTCCATATAATGTATATATAAGTGCAGATATCTATGGGCAAGTTGGAAGTTCTTCAGATGATATGTCTTTGGGACAATTTTGGGAGGCTGTTAGTTCAGAGGTAGATTATGTATCACCTATGATGTATCCTAGTCACTATGGAAAGGGAGTTTATGGACTAGAGATTCCTGATGCTAATCCATATAAGACAATTTATCATTCAACAAAAGATTCTATAAATAGAAATAATAATATTTCTAGCCCTGCTATCATCAGACCTTGGATACAAGCATTTACAGCAACTTGGGTAAAAGGACATATACATTATGGAGCAAAAGAAGTTAAAGAGCAAATTAAAGCAATGAAGGATCTGGGTGTGGACGAATATATTTTGTGGAGTGCCACTAATAAATACGAAAATTTTTTTTAA
- the rbr gene encoding rubrerythrin, with the protein MDLKGSKTEKNLMTAFAGESQARNKYNFYAKVAKEEGYEQIAELFDITANNEKEHAKLWFKALHGDTIPETIVNLADAAAGENYEWTDMYAKFAEEAREEGFMKLAKQFEMVGQIEKEHEERYRKLLENIKNGTVFHSEEKVAWECMDCGHLHYGNDAPGKCPVCGADKAKFKRRAVNY; encoded by the coding sequence ATGGATTTAAAAGGAAGTAAAACAGAAAAGAATTTAATGACAGCTTTTGCTGGAGAATCACAAGCAAGAAATAAATATAATTTCTATGCAAAAGTTGCTAAAGAAGAAGGATATGAACAAATAGCTGAATTATTTGACATCACAGCTAACAATGAAAAAGAACATGCTAAACTTTGGTTCAAAGCTTTACATGGAGATACTATCCCTGAAACAATAGTTAACCTTGCAGATGCAGCAGCAGGAGAAAACTATGAATGGACAGATATGTATGCTAAATTCGCAGAAGAAGCAAGAGAAGAAGGATTCATGAAACTTGCTAAACAATTTGAAATGGTTGGACAAATTGAAAAAGAACACGAAGAAAGATACAGAAAATTATTAGAAAACATTAAAAATGGAACAGTATTTCATTCAGAAGAAAAAGTAGCTTGGGAATGTATGGACTGTGGACACCTACATTATGGAAATGATGCACCAGGTAAATGTCCTGTTTGTGGAGCAGACAAAGCTAAATTCAAAAGAAGAGCAGTTAACTACTAA